Proteins found in one Mycoplasmopsis bovigenitalium genomic segment:
- a CDS encoding transketolase-like TK C-terminal-containing protein, giving the protein MNKQDKLIASIRGLVLDSQNATGNGHSGMALGSSGVFATLFTKYLKIWRDNPKWINRDKFVLSAGHACLGFYAITHFIGLLAKNEMKNYRKLNSKTPGHPELEWFDFVDANTGPLGQGIAMALGMAIARDYLAQKFNVNGLKIIDNYVYALHGDGCIQEGVAQEAIQLAGTLKINKLILIHDFNNVQIDTNSNKVNNINLIKWFKAQNWKTIESNDKPKSIEKALKKAKKLQGPVYIQVKTSIGKNTNLENSLKAHAGSYSLSQIQQFKRKMNLENLVPFEYDDEVYKYAQSFWKQKQKEYDSWTKDVEKLADLNIEKYNELSKLINNNYKYDFSEFQFEKNDLSIREYFGQITRFIEKKDNLIIGGSADLKGSTLIGFNKEFNNGGSNISYGVREHLMLALNNGINLASNLRTLAATFLSFADYAKGAIRLASLMKLPVINIFTHDSYGVGEDGPTHQPVEQLAMLRSTPNTLVIRPSNEFESKLAYEYALNKSKVQTCLIASRQAIKSYKHAFDINELKSIHLVKKFTKTSNRKTINILASGSEVELAYEAANKLHIMHKINVNVYSVPVLQWFVKELEQNKHKSLIKFPTLAIEASSDHMWYLIAKYTIFDAILASEFGLSAPADKVFEKFGFNVENVISKAIQLLNIKSK; this is encoded by the coding sequence CGGAGTTTTTGCAACATTGTTTACTAAATATTTAAAAATTTGAAGAGATAATCCAAAATGAATTAACAGAGATAAATTTGTTTTATCAGCAGGACACGCCTGTTTAGGATTTTACGCAATTACTCATTTTATCGGCTTATTAGCAAAAAATGAGATGAAAAATTATCGTAAATTAAATTCAAAAACTCCAGGTCACCCTGAATTAGAATGATTCGATTTTGTTGATGCCAATACTGGGCCGCTTGGTCAAGGAATTGCTATGGCGCTTGGAATGGCGATAGCAAGAGATTATTTAGCACAGAAATTTAATGTAAATGGTTTAAAAATAATTGATAATTATGTTTATGCTTTGCATGGAGATGGTTGCATTCAAGAAGGTGTTGCACAAGAGGCAATTCAACTTGCAGGTACACTTAAAATTAATAAATTAATTCTTATTCATGACTTTAATAATGTTCAGATAGATACAAATTCCAATAAGGTTAATAACATCAATTTAATTAAGTGATTTAAAGCCCAAAATTGAAAAACTATTGAATCTAATGATAAACCCAAATCAATTGAAAAAGCATTGAAAAAAGCAAAAAAATTACAAGGACCTGTTTATATCCAAGTGAAAACTTCAATTGGTAAAAACACTAATCTTGAAAACAGTTTAAAAGCACATGCGGGTTCATATTCTCTTAGCCAAATTCAACAATTTAAGCGTAAAATGAACTTGGAAAATCTTGTTCCTTTTGAATATGATGATGAGGTTTATAAGTATGCTCAAAGTTTTTGGAAACAAAAACAAAAAGAATATGATTCTTGAACTAAAGATGTTGAAAAACTTGCTGATCTTAACATAGAAAAATATAATGAATTATCAAAACTAATAAATAATAACTATAAGTATGATTTTTCAGAATTTCAATTCGAAAAAAATGATTTATCAATTCGAGAATATTTTGGCCAAATTACTCGTTTTATAGAGAAAAAAGATAATTTAATAATTGGTGGTTCTGCTGATTTAAAAGGTTCAACATTAATCGGTTTTAATAAAGAATTTAATAATGGTGGCTCAAATATTAGTTATGGTGTTCGCGAACATTTGATGTTAGCGTTGAATAATGGTATAAATTTAGCTTCAAATTTAAGAACTCTTGCAGCCACATTTCTATCGTTTGCTGATTATGCAAAAGGCGCAATTCGTCTGGCATCATTAATGAAATTACCTGTAATTAATATTTTTACTCATGATTCATATGGCGTTGGAGAAGATGGGCCAACACATCAACCTGTTGAGCAATTAGCAATGTTGCGGTCGACACCAAACACACTTGTTATAAGGCCAAGTAATGAATTTGAGAGCAAGTTAGCTTATGAATATGCACTGAATAAATCAAAAGTACAAACTTGTTTAATTGCATCTAGACAAGCAATAAAATCATATAAACATGCTTTTGACATAAATGAGTTAAAATCAATTCATTTGGTAAAAAAATTTACCAAAACTTCTAATAGAAAAACAATAAATATTTTAGCGAGTGGGTCAGAAGTTGAACTAGCTTATGAAGCTGCAAATAAATTGCATATTATGCACAAAATCAATGTTAATGTTTATTCAGTTCCTGTCTTACAGTGATTTGTTAAAGAATTAGAACAAAACAAACACAAAAGTTTAATAAAATTTCCTACTTTGGCAATAGAAGCATCAAGCGACCATATGTGATATTTGATTGCTAAATATACAATTTTTGATGCAATATTAGCCAGTGAATTTGGCCTTTCTGCGCCTGCTGATAAAGTATTTGAAAAGTTTGGTTTTAATGTAGAAAATGTAATAAGCAAAGCAATACAATTACTAAATATCAAAAGCAAATAA